The DNA segment AAGCGGGCCTTGTCAATCGACATGAAATAGACCAGCTTGCCTTCCGCCTCCGGCCCCAGCGTCGACACGACCAGCACCGCCGCGGTTTGCGCCATGGCTTCGATAATCAGGACGCCCGGCATGACCGGGCGCGTCGGGAAATGACCCTGAAAATGCGGTTCGCCGATAGACACGCATTTTATACCCGTCGCACTTTCGTTGAGCACGATATCGGTCACGCTGTCGATCATCAGGAACGGATACCGGTGCGGAATCCGTTGCATGATGCCGTTGATATCGATGTCCGTTACCTGTTCCGCCTGTCCATCCATCCCCTATTCGCCTTTTTTCCTGGTCAGTTTTTCCAGCGCGGCAACCTGCCGAAAAAACTGCGGCGCCGGCACCGCCGGCGATCCGATAATCCGCGCCCCCGGTTCAACATCGCGCATGACGCCGGACTGCGCGCCAATCTGCGCACCGCTGCCGATCCGCAGATGTCCCGCCAGGCCCACCTGTGCGGCGATTACCGCATAATCTTCAAGTACCGTACTGCCCGCAATACCCGTCTGCGCGATAATGATGCATCCCCTGCCGATACGGACGTTGTGCCCAATCTGGACGAGATTATCTATCATCGTCCCGTCTCCGATAACCGTATCGGGACCGGCGCCGCGGTCGACGGTGCTGTTCGCACCTATTTCAACGTCGTTGCCGATAATCACCCGGCCAAGTTGCGGCACCTTGACATGCCCCGCGGGATCGATTGCGAAACCGAAACCCCGCTGCCCGATACGCACGCCGGGATGAATGAGCGTCCGGTCACCCACATCGCAATGCGTAAGCGACGCGTTTTCGCCGATATCCGTGTCGTTTCCGATCGTGACCGCCGCCCCGATCACCGCATTCGCACCGATACGGCACCGCTCGCCGATGACAACGTCGGCGCCGATCACGGCGCCCGGTTCAATGCGGCAGCCCGCGCCGGCCCGTGCGCTGGGATCGACCACAGCGCTGTCCGCGATACCTGCGGTCAGGGGGGCCGGCGGGTAAAAGGCAGCGGCGGCCAATGCAAAGGCCTTGTACGGCGTCGGGGTCAGAAGCAGCGTCATGCCATCGGGCGCCCTGTCCGCGAAGCGGGGATCGACGATGCATGCGGTCGCCTTGCTGCACGCGAAGTATTCGAGATACTTGCGGTTATCGAGGAAGCTTAACATTCCCGGTCCAGCACCATCCAGCGAACCGATGTCGCGGATTTCGACCTCAGGGTCACCGCCTTCGGCCAGTGCCGCACCGGTTGTTGCGGCCAATTCAGCCAACCGAAATGGCCCCGCCAAGCGGAAAAATCTGGGGTCCGCCATAGGGTTACCGGACGCCCGGTTCCCGATTCGGCTGTTCGTTGGCGGGTTCCGGCTGCGGTTCGACGACCTTCACATCCGGGAGCGCCTTGTTGAGGCGCCCTTTCGCCTCATCCGTAATGACAAGACTGCTATCGGTAAACAGCACTTCTCCCCGTCCGAGCCCGGCGTCGATGACCAGATTCGCGCCCATTTCCGTTGCGACCTCGGCGACGATCGTCGCGAGCGTGGCTTCAACCGTCCGCATACTTTGTCGGAGCATGGTGTCCAGTTTTTTCTGCGCGTCCTGCACGGAGCGCTGATACTCCTGCGCCCTGCCCTGGAATTCCTGCCGTTTCTGTGCGAACACATCCGGCGCGAGGATGCTCTGCTGCCGCGCGAGTTCCTGGCGGGCCTGTTCCAACTGCGCGGTAAACCCCTGGATTTCTTTCTGGAATCCGGCATGGCGGTCATTAATCTGCTTCAGGATGCTCTGACCCGCTGAAGATTCGCGGATGACACGCTTGAAATCCACAACCGCGATAACGGCTGCCGGCAATGTCCGCTCGGGCGCCGGCGTCTGGGCCACGGAAGGCGGCGCAATCAGTAAAAGCAGAACGGCAGCTCCGCAAATCGCGCGGGCAGCTTTTAGACCTGACATGTATCAACCTTTGCCGGAAAAATTCGTAGCTGCGGGAAGTGTATCAGAATCTCGTACCAAAATTAAATCTGACAATTTCCGTTTCGTCGAAGTCTTCATCAACCAGCGGAACCGCAAAGTCGATGCGGATCGGCCCGAACGGCGACAGCCAGCCCAACCCGACGCCGGTCGATACCCGGATACTTCCCGT comes from the Alphaproteobacteria bacterium genome and includes:
- the fabZ gene encoding 3-hydroxyacyl-ACP dehydratase FabZ, coding for MDGQAEQVTDIDINGIMQRIPHRYPFLMIDSVTDIVLNESATGIKCVSIGEPHFQGHFPTRPVMPGVLIIEAMAQTAAVLVVSTLGPEAEGKLVYFMSIDKARFRRPVGPGDVVHVHVVKERQRGNVWKFNGRATVDGKTVSDAVFSAMIMDD
- the lpxD gene encoding UDP-3-O-(3-hydroxymyristoyl)glucosamine N-acyltransferase, whose amino-acid sequence is MADPRFFRLAGPFRLAELAATTGAALAEGGDPEVEIRDIGSLDGAGPGMLSFLDNRKYLEYFACSKATACIVDPRFADRAPDGMTLLLTPTPYKAFALAAAAFYPPAPLTAGIADSAVVDPSARAGAGCRIEPGAVIGADVVIGERCRIGANAVIGAAVTIGNDTDIGENASLTHCDVGDRTLIHPGVRIGQRGFGFAIDPAGHVKVPQLGRVIIGNDVEIGANSTVDRGAGPDTVIGDGTMIDNLVQIGHNVRIGRGCIIIAQTGIAGSTVLEDYAVIAAQVGLAGHLRIGSGAQIGAQSGVMRDVEPGARIIGSPAVPAPQFFRQVAALEKLTRKKGE
- a CDS encoding OmpH family outer membrane protein, yielding MAQTPAPERTLPAAVIAVVDFKRVIRESSAGQSILKQINDRHAGFQKEIQGFTAQLEQARQELARQQSILAPDVFAQKRQEFQGRAQEYQRSVQDAQKKLDTMLRQSMRTVEATLATIVAEVATEMGANLVIDAGLGRGEVLFTDSSLVITDEAKGRLNKALPDVKVVEPQPEPANEQPNREPGVR